From one Culex quinquefasciatus strain JHB chromosome 3, VPISU_Cqui_1.0_pri_paternal, whole genome shotgun sequence genomic stretch:
- the LOC6049748 gene encoding coatomer subunit epsilon: MSRQSNEVDELFDVKNSFYIGNYQHCINEANKIGKPSLEKDVFLYRAYIAQHKYRVVLDEIKPSNDTPLLALRHLAEYLSNRSRKEAIVSLFDDKFKQDINSLDVIWIIVEAIIYCNEGTYETALKILHGNFNLECLSLQLQCLLNMSRVDLAKQVLATMQEKDDDATLTQLSQAWLNIQLGGEKLQDAFFIFQDFCDKFSPSLLLLNGQAVCYIGQQKYDDAENVLRECLNRDPNNYDTLINLLALSQQKEKNNSLFNRYLSQVLDEHKDSALVATYNKKQSEFDRLVMQYGPSNSTDAQDIVV, encoded by the exons ATGAGCCGCCAATCCAATGAAGTCGATGAGCTATTCGATGTGAAGAATTCCTTCTACATCGGCAACTATCAGCACTGCATCAATGAGGCGAACAAGATTGGG AAACCATCGCTCGAGAAGGACGTCTTCCTGTACCGGGCTTACATCGCGCAGCACAAGTACCGAGTCGTGCTGGACGAGATCAAGCCCAGCAATGACACTCCGCTTCTGGCGCTGCGCCACCTAGCCGAGTACTTGTCCAACCGGTCCCGCAAGGAAGCCATCGTAAGCCTGTTCGACGACAAGTTCAAGCAGGACATCAACTCGCTGGACGTGATCTGGATCATCGTTGAGGCCATCATCTACTGCAACGAGGGAACTTATGAGACGGCTTTGAA GATTCTCCACGGAAACTTCAACCTGGAGTGCCTGTCGCTGCAGCTGCAATGCTTGCTGAATATGTCGCGGGTTGATCTGGCCAAGCAGGTGCTGGCTACGATGCAGGAGAAAGACGATGACGCCACGTTAACGCAGCTGTCCCAGGCTTGGTTGAACATCCAGCTGGGCGGTGAGAAGCTCCAGGATGCCTTCTTCATCTTCCAGGACTTTTGCGACAAGTTTTCAccctcgctgctgctgctgaacggCCAGGCCGTGTGCTACATCGGTCAGCAAAAGTACGACGACGCGGAGAACGTGCTGCGGGAGTGTTTGAACCGTGACCCGAACAACTACGACACGCTGATCAACCTGCTGGCGCTTTCGCAGCAGAAGGAGAAGAACAACAGTCTGTTCAACCGGTATCTGTCGCAGGTGCTGGACGAGCACAAGGACAGTGCCCTGGTAGCCACCTACAACAAGAAACAGTCCGAGTTTGACCGGCTGGTGATGCAATATGGGCCGTCGAACAGTACCGATGCCCAGGATATCGTCGTTTGA